The Lachnospiraceae bacterium KM106-2 nucleotide sequence TACAATTATTAGTATCTCAGAGTAAGTATGACGATGCATACCGGATTCAGGATGAGATGTTATATCAACAAGCCAATGGCTTAATTAACAACATGATGCATACGCTTAGTATGCTCTGTAAGCAAAAGAAACAGGAAGATGCTATTTACTATGCGGATATGATCAATCAAATGGAAGAGACATTTCAACTAGGCTGCTACATTGGAAGTTTAGCTTATTTTACCGTGTATGCAGAAATGGGAGATAAAGATCGCAGCATGGATTATCTTGAGAAAATGATGGATGGGCTTGTATCCATGCGAATGCCGAAAACATCGAGACTCTATCAACATATGAAATTTAATGAAGATGATGGTCTTGATAAGATGAAGGAGATGATTGTAAAATCATTTGACACGGATAAATCGTTTGATTTTATCAGGAAGGAACCACGTTATCAAGCGTTGGTTCGTAGAAGTGAGACAAAGAAATAGAAAAGCAGCAATTCTTATAATTAGAATTGCTGCTTTCTTAGTGCATTAATCCTCTACTTCCGGATTAAACATATCAGCGGTCTGCCCGTTTCCAATCGTCAGCTTATAATATTGATTTTGGTTAAAGCCCTGGAAGAATACATAGTGACTCGTAACGTTAATATTACAATAGTTACCGCTCATAATAGGGGTAAGGGTATTGCTTGTTGTGTCCACACTATAGATGCCGTTATCAGTTTGATTATCTACCTGACAATAGAGATATTTCTCATTTTGTGACAGGTTATATGTAGAGCATCGTTTGTCTACTAAGGTTTCTGGATCACTTCCATCCGTTTTAGCACGTTTGATCTTATAATTATCTCCTGCATCGATATAGTATAGATAGCGATCAGTTAATATCGGCATATAGTAATTGCCCTCAGAGATCTCAGAGTTTGCGTTCGTTACGAGATCCTTCTTATATAATTTGTGATCTTTTAGGTATCCGGCATAATAGAGTGTATTTTGTTTGATCATACCAGGATAGATCGGGTCATCTTCTAACATCTTCGACTCTTTTCCATCCAGCTTAACGGAATAAAGAGAGTAGGCGCTAGCTTTATCATAGTGCTGAAAGTAGACATAATTGCCTTCTTGATTGACCATTCCTGCAGCAGTAGTATCTAGACTGACGGTGTTGCTGCCATCCTTATTGATTCGATAGATACCTACATTATGAAAGGCGATCACCTTTTTAGAAGTCTGTTCCTTTTTGTTATTGATTCGAGAATAAACAATATAGGGATCGGTTACATTAATATAAACAATTTTATCAGAACTGATTTTGGAATAATCGCTCAAGTCGTTCTTCATAGAATAAAGGGCGCCATTATCCGATAGATTGCTAAAATAGATACGACCATCATTTTCGGCAAATAATCCGTTGTTGTAGATATTTCCAGACGTATTCCCTAATACGTTAGAATCGAGTTCTACGGTTTGTGAAGTTTTTACTTTATAGAAGATAAAACCACCAATTAGTAATACTAAAACTACTATAATTAGAATATTTCTAAACTTTTTCAACAAAATCCCCTCCATTATTATCTTCCTTTCATTATACAAATTATCCCTAAAAATTGCAATGAATGGTGAAAACAACATGGAGTGAACTTGCTATTTACAAATGAGTTATATATAATAAAGCTATTATACAAGGGAGGTTGTAGCATGATTGACTTAAGAGAAAGTAGAGATAAAATCGACACCATCGATCGTCAGATTGTGAAGTTATTCGAGGATAGAATGAAAGTATCTAATGACGTTGCAGAGTATAAAATTGCAACCGGCAAAAAGGTATACGATAAGCAACGAGAAGATGAGAAGTTAGCCGTATTAAGAGGCTATGCCACAGACGAATTTAATAAACATGGGATCGAAGAATTGTTTACGCAAATCATGTCAATTAGTCGCAAACTCCAATATGGAAAAGTAGCGAATGAAGGTTTAGAACTTGGGTTTACAGAAGGACAATTACATACGGATAAGCAAGTGCGGGTTGCATATTTTGGAGAACCAGGTTCCTATTCCGAACAAGCCATGATCGAAGTGTTCGGAGAAAATATAAAAGCAGCATCCTCCTCTACATTTCAAGGAGTGATGGAGTTACTGAAAAATCATGAAGTCGAATATGCAGTTCTTCCGATTGAGAATTCTTCCACAGGAGGAATCGATGATATCTATGACCTATTAGTAGATTACAATCATACCATCATCGGAGAACACATTTTAAAAGTAGAACATGCCTTGTTAGCGGTAGATGGTGCGACCATGGACGATATTAAGACGGTCTATTCTCATGAACAAGGACTACGCCAATGCAAGCATTTCTTTGATGATAGAGATGTTGAACTAATTAAGTGCAAGTCGACGTCGGGAGCAGCAAAGAAGATTATTGAAGATGGTGATAGGACGCAGGCGGCAATCTCTAGTAAGCGTGCAGCGACAACCTATGGACTTAATATCCTTGCGGAAAAGATTAATGAGGAAGAACTGAATGCAACTCGTTTTATTATCATTACGAATCAGAAGATATACTTAAAGGATGCAGATATCGTAAGTATCTCTTTTGAGGCACCTCATGAAAAAGGTACTTTATATAATATGTTAAGCAATGTTATCTATAACAGCTTAAATATGACTAAGATTGAATCAAGACCGATGAAGGGAAGAAGATGGGAATACCGTTTCTTTATTGAATTTGAGGGGAATATCAATATGCCTGCGGTTAAGAATGCGCTTTATGGGATTAGAGAAGAAGCAACAAATTTCCGTTTATTGGGAAATATGAAGACAATATAAGAAAAGAGAACAGATTATTTTCATATTTTAATCACACTTTCTTCATATTTTGTTGTTACTATATGGTTACAAGATAGATAAGAAATAAAAATGCTTTTTCATAGAAAGAAAGGGGAAATAAAATATGTACAACAATGAGAATGATATGAATCAAAATGAATATACAAACCAAGAAGGAAATGGAGTAGGTACAGAGCAATTTACACAGCAGCAATCCCAGCAACAGTACCAACAGCAGTTTCAACAACAATATGAACAACCATTTTATGGTCAGCCAGGATTTGATAACTCAAATTTAAATAATCAGGCAAGGCCAAAGAAAAAGAAAAAGTTTGTTAAGACAGCAGGATTTATTTTAGCAGTCGCTTTAGTAGCAGGGGGAACTTATTACGTAGCCGATCGTTATCAGATAAATCAAGCAAATGAACAGTTAGCAGATACTCAGAACAATAGTTCATCATCTTCTACATCAAACGATACAAATACAACAAAATTAGAGACTACCAGTAAAGTGGATTCAGCCACTAAGGGAAGTGTATCCGATGTTGTTGATGCAGTAATGCCATCGATCGTATCCATTAATGTAAAAGCGAATGTACAGTCTAATTATTTTGGTCAGACAGTAGAGCAAGAACAAGAAGGAAGCGGTTCAGGTATTATCATTGGTCAAAACAGTTCAGAAATTCTAATCGCAACCAATAACCATGTAGTAGATGGTGCTAATTCATTAGAAGTAGTATTCAGTGATGAAAAAACAGTAACAGCAACTGTAAAAGGTACAGATTCTTCTAATGACCTTGCAGTTGTTAGTGTTCCAACTAAAAATGTAGAAAATTCAACACTTAAGAAGATCAAAATTGCAACACTTGGTAAATCCGATGAAGTAAAAGCAGGAGAAATGGTTATTGCTATCGGTAATGCATTAGGATATGGTCAATCTGTAACAGTTGGTTATATCAGTGCTGTAAACCGTACGGTTCAAACAGAAGATTACACAATGAAATTATTACAGACAGATGCAGCAATCAACCCTGGTAACAGTGGCGGTGCTTTATTAAATGCAAGTGGTCAGGTAATTGGTATTAATTCAGTTAAATTCTCAGATGAATCAGTTGAAGGTATGGGATATGCAATTCCAATTACTTATGCAGTACCAATCATCCAAGAATTAATGAACTCAGAACCAATTTCAGAAAGTGAGCAGGCTTATCTTGGTATTTATGGTCAAGATGTAACAGAGACATTAGCTCAAAGATTCGGTTTACCAGAAGGTGTCTATGTTACTGATATCTCTACAGGTTCCCCAGCTGCTAAAGGTGGTATTGAAAAAGGCGATGTTATCGTGAAATTTGGAGATAGAGAAGTTAGCACAATGACTGAATTACAAAAATTAATTTCAAATAAACGTGCAGGAACAGAAGTTACAATTACAGTAAAACGTTCGAATGGCTCCACATATAAAGAAAAAGAGATTAAGATTACATTAGGAAAGAAATCAGAATCTTCTTCTAGTCAGTCAAATAGCAACAGTAGTGACAGTAACAACAATAGTAGCAGTAATGGATATAATCCTTATGGAAATAGTAACGGAAACAACAATGGAAATAGCAGCCAGGATTCTAACGGATATGGAATTTTTGGTAACTAGTAGCAATATTGCATAAAAGCAGGAATTAAGAAGAGACTTTACGGGAAAATCATAGAATTTATGATCTTTTCGTAAAGTTTTTTCGTTTAACGCTTGTATTTTTTGAAATATCGTGTATGATATGGAATGCATTTGATTATTTTGCAAAAGGAGTAGAAAATGGAGCAAGTGACAATTCGATCATATGTGGATCAACTGCCGCTTAGTGTGTTGATCTCACAGCCGAAGACTCCGAAAGCCATTGTTCAGATTCTACATGGAATGTGTGAGCATAAAGAAAGATATCTTCCGTTTATGGAATATCTGACGGAACAAGGATATGTTTGTATTATTCATGATCATAGAGGACATGGCAAGAGTGTTTTACGTCAAGAAGACTTAGGATACTTTTATCAGGACGGAGCAAGAGCACTTGTAGAAGACGCCAATCAGGTGAGTCGTTATGTGAGAAAGAGGTATAGAGGCTTGCCTTTATATTTATTTGGACATAGTATGGGATCTCTGATTGCAAGAGTTTACGTTAAGAATTATGATTCTGTTGTAAATGGTTTAATCCTTTGTGGTAGTCCGAGCAATAATCGAATGGCTGGAGTTGGGACGGTATTAGCAAAGTTGGTTGGAAAGCTAAGAGATGACCACAACCCAGGTCAATGGTTCCAGAAGATGGCATGCGGAAAATATAACAAGGATATAACAGATGCAAAGAGTCGTAACCAATGGATTTGTACAGATGAGAAAGTTGTGGAAAAATATGATCAAGATCCGCTCTGTAATTTCATTTTCACAATTAATGGTTTTGAGAATTTATTTAAGTTAGTTCATCGCGTATACAGTAAATATGGATGGACAGTTAGTAATCCGGGGATGCCGGTCTGGTTTATTTCAGGTGAACATGATCCCTGTATGGTAGGAGAAAAGCAATTAAAGCAGGCTGCTGCATTTATGGAACAGGTTGGGTATCAGCATGTTTCATGGAAGATTTATAAAGGGATGCGCCATGAAATTTTAAATGAACAAAGACATAAAATCGTATTTCAGGATATTGCAGAGAAGTTGGAGATCTGGTACGACAGGAAGAACTTAAGTAAAAATAATTATAGTTAGGCTAGCGATTAGAATGAGGGCAGAAGATATTAAAACCATAGGAATAGGCATAATACTAGCAGTGGTAGTCTATTTCATTTTCAAATCTAGTAAGAAGAAATATTATCTTTCTAGATCATTACAAAAGATAGATGTAATGTCCGGAATTCATTTTGAACATTATTTAGCATACCAGTTTAGAAAGTTAGGATATCGTGTGAAAGTAACTCCGCCAAGTGGTGATTTTGGAGCTGATCTGATCATTCGTAAATGGGGCAGAAAAGCAGTTGTCCAAGCGAAACGATATCAGGGAAGTGTTGGTATCAAGGCGGTGCAGGAGGCGATTGGTGCAAGAGAGTATTACAAGGCAAAGCAGGCAATTGTGATCACCAATAGTTACTACACCAGTGCAGCGATCAAACTGGCAAAGGCATCAAATGTTGTTTTGTGGGATCGAGGTCATATGATCGAAGAATTT carries:
- a CDS encoding serine protease, DegP/HtrA, do-like, with protein sequence MYNNENDMNQNEYTNQEGNGVGTEQFTQQQSQQQYQQQFQQQYEQPFYGQPGFDNSNLNNQARPKKKKKFVKTAGFILAVALVAGGTYYVADRYQINQANEQLADTQNNSSSSSTSNDTNTTKLETTSKVDSATKGSVSDVVDAVMPSIVSINVKANVQSNYFGQTVEQEQEGSGSGIIIGQNSSEILIATNNHVVDGANSLEVVFSDEKTVTATVKGTDSSNDLAVVSVPTKNVENSTLKKIKIATLGKSDEVKAGEMVIAIGNALGYGQSVTVGYISAVNRTVQTEDYTMKLLQTDAAINPGNSGGALLNASGQVIGINSVKFSDESVEGMGYAIPITYAVPIIQELMNSEPISESEQAYLGIYGQDVTETLAQRFGLPEGVYVTDISTGSPAAKGGIEKGDVIVKFGDREVSTMTELQKLISNKRAGTEVTITVKRSNGSTYKEKEIKITLGKKSESSSSQSNSNSSDSNNNSSSNGYNPYGNSNGNNNGNSSQDSNGYGIFGN
- a CDS encoding lysophospholipase, whose translation is MEQVTIRSYVDQLPLSVLISQPKTPKAIVQILHGMCEHKERYLPFMEYLTEQGYVCIIHDHRGHGKSVLRQEDLGYFYQDGARALVEDANQVSRYVRKRYRGLPLYLFGHSMGSLIARVYVKNYDSVVNGLILCGSPSNNRMAGVGTVLAKLVGKLRDDHNPGQWFQKMACGKYNKDITDAKSRNQWICTDEKVVEKYDQDPLCNFIFTINGFENLFKLVHRVYSKYGWTVSNPGMPVWFISGEHDPCMVGEKQLKQAAAFMEQVGYQHVSWKIYKGMRHEILNEQRHKIVFQDIAEKLEIWYDRKNLSKNNYS
- a CDS encoding chorismate mutase I, producing MIDLRESRDKIDTIDRQIVKLFEDRMKVSNDVAEYKIATGKKVYDKQREDEKLAVLRGYATDEFNKHGIEELFTQIMSISRKLQYGKVANEGLELGFTEGQLHTDKQVRVAYFGEPGSYSEQAMIEVFGENIKAASSSTFQGVMELLKNHEVEYAVLPIENSSTGGIDDIYDLLVDYNHTIIGEHILKVEHALLAVDGATMDDIKTVYSHEQGLRQCKHFFDDRDVELIKCKSTSGAAKKIIEDGDRTQAAISSKRAATTYGLNILAEKINEEELNATRFIIITNQKIYLKDADIVSISFEAPHEKGTLYNMLSNVIYNSLNMTKIESRPMKGRRWEYRFFIEFEGNINMPAVKNALYGIREEATNFRLLGNMKTI